In Micromonospora sp. WMMD980, the following are encoded in one genomic region:
- a CDS encoding DEAD/DEAH box helicase has translation MSAAPTPTDPTTPADAEEATAFADLGLRAELLGALSALGYEEPTPIQSEAIPLLLAGRDLLGQAATGTGKTAAFALPLLQRMPTARPDGDPVSLVLVPTRELAVQVSEAFHRYGKDLGARVLPIYGGQPIGRQLRALDHGVDVVVATPGRALDHIARGTLRLGSLATVVLDEADEMLDMGFAEDIEAILEHAPESRQTVLFSATMPARIDGLARQHLTDPVRIRIERERPVAGAAPKVRQSAYLVARAHKPAALGRVLDVESPTAAIVFCRSREEVDRLTETMNGRGYRAEALHGGMSQEQRDRVMGRLRGGTADLLVATDVAARGLDVEQLTHVVNYDVPSAPEAYVHRIGRVGRAGREGVAITLAEPREHRMLKTIERVTGQRITIDKIPTVADLRTRRFELTQAAVREALLEDDLEPFRAVVESLTDEFDLMEVALAAVRLAHEATLPGTADEEEIPQVAVRANRDGRPGPEGRDRRGGVRARGAGTTQVFIGLGRRAGVRPQDLVGAITGETRASGRDIGSIEIADRFSLVEVPQALADEVIAGLRGSTIKGRKATVRRDRDGEGDPGERRFEGRDRRDRR, from the coding sequence ATGAGCGCCGCACCGACCCCGACCGATCCCACCACCCCCGCCGACGCCGAGGAGGCCACCGCCTTCGCGGATCTCGGGCTGCGCGCCGAGCTGCTGGGAGCGCTGTCCGCCCTCGGCTACGAGGAGCCGACGCCGATCCAGAGCGAGGCCATCCCGCTGCTGCTGGCCGGGCGGGACCTGCTCGGCCAGGCGGCCACCGGCACCGGCAAGACCGCCGCCTTCGCCCTGCCGCTGCTGCAGCGGATGCCCACGGCGCGTCCGGACGGCGACCCGGTGTCGCTGGTGCTGGTGCCGACGCGGGAGCTGGCCGTGCAGGTCTCCGAGGCGTTCCACCGCTACGGCAAGGACCTCGGCGCCCGGGTGCTGCCGATCTACGGCGGCCAGCCGATCGGCCGGCAGCTGCGCGCCCTCGACCACGGGGTGGACGTGGTGGTGGCCACGCCCGGCCGCGCGCTCGACCACATCGCCCGGGGCACGCTGCGGCTGGGCTCGCTGGCCACCGTGGTGCTGGACGAGGCGGACGAGATGCTCGACATGGGCTTCGCCGAGGACATCGAGGCGATCCTGGAACACGCCCCCGAGAGCCGACAGACGGTGCTCTTCTCGGCCACCATGCCGGCCCGGATCGACGGCCTGGCCCGGCAGCACCTGACCGACCCGGTCCGCATCCGGATCGAGCGCGAGCGTCCGGTGGCCGGGGCGGCGCCCAAGGTGCGACAGAGCGCCTACCTGGTGGCCCGCGCGCACAAGCCGGCCGCGCTGGGCCGGGTGCTGGACGTCGAGTCGCCCACCGCGGCGATCGTGTTCTGCCGCAGCCGCGAGGAGGTGGACCGGCTCACCGAGACGATGAACGGCCGGGGCTACCGGGCCGAGGCGCTGCACGGCGGGATGAGTCAGGAGCAGCGGGACCGGGTGATGGGCCGGCTGCGCGGCGGCACCGCCGACCTGCTGGTCGCCACCGACGTGGCGGCCCGTGGGCTGGACGTCGAGCAGCTCACCCACGTGGTGAACTACGACGTCCCGTCAGCGCCGGAGGCGTACGTGCACCGGATCGGGCGGGTGGGCCGGGCCGGGCGGGAGGGGGTGGCGATCACCCTCGCCGAGCCGCGCGAGCACCGGATGCTCAAGACGATCGAGCGGGTCACCGGCCAACGGATCACCATCGACAAGATCCCGACCGTCGCCGACCTGCGTACCCGGCGGTTCGAGCTGACCCAGGCCGCGGTGCGGGAGGCCCTGCTGGAGGACGACCTGGAGCCGTTCCGGGCGGTCGTCGAGTCGCTCACCGACGAGTTCGACCTGATGGAGGTGGCGCTCGCCGCGGTGCGGCTGGCGCACGAGGCCACGCTGCCCGGCACCGCCGACGAGGAGGAGATCCCGCAGGTCGCCGTCCGCGCCAACCGGGACGGCCGGCCCGGGCCCGAGGGCCGCGACCGGCGCGGCGGCGTACGGGCGCGCGGCGCCGGCACCACGCAGGTCTTCATCGGCCTGGGCCGGCGGGCCGGGGTGCGGCCGCAGGACCTGGTGGGCGCGATCACCGGCGAGACCCGGGCCAGCGGGCGCGACATCGGCTCGATCGAGATCGCGGACCGGTTCTCGCTCGTCGAGGTCCCGCAGGCGCTGGCCGACGAGGTGATCGCCGGCCTGCGCGGCAGCACCATCAAGGGCCGCAAGGCGACCGTCCGCCGTGACCGGGACGGCGAGGGCGACCCGGGCGAGCGCCGCTTCGAGGGCCGGGACCGGCGCGACCGTCGGTGA
- a CDS encoding 2'-5' RNA ligase family protein, with amino-acid sequence MRTVELLCSPELDAGVRAAWSRLAAAGLPSLAGNTHPTNRPHLTLASVDEFPPGAEQRLADLCAAALPLPVRLGRLEVLDGSAPLVWLVHPTPQLVALHGAVWDVLAGAPGPHPWHLPGRWVPHLSLALRFRGADRRRARAVAGAQRPGGAFVAARSYDGGTRTVRELTAACPRPGG; translated from the coding sequence GTGCGGACGGTGGAACTGCTCTGCTCGCCGGAGCTGGACGCGGGCGTGCGGGCGGCCTGGAGCCGGCTCGCGGCGGCTGGGCTGCCGAGCCTGGCCGGCAACACGCACCCGACGAACCGGCCGCACCTGACGCTCGCCTCGGTCGACGAGTTCCCGCCCGGCGCCGAGCAGCGCCTGGCCGACCTGTGCGCCGCCGCGCTGCCGTTGCCGGTGCGGCTGGGCCGGCTGGAGGTCCTTGACGGCAGCGCCCCGCTGGTGTGGCTGGTGCACCCGACGCCGCAACTGGTCGCGCTGCACGGGGCGGTCTGGGACGTGCTCGCCGGGGCGCCCGGCCCGCACCCCTGGCATCTGCCCGGGCGGTGGGTCCCGCACCTGAGCCTGGCGTTGCGCTTCCGGGGCGCCGACCGGCGCCGGGCCCGCGCGGTCGCCGGGGCGCAGCGGCCGGGCGGGGCCTTCGTGGCGGCCCGCAGCTATGACGGTGGCACCCGCACGGTGCGCGAGTTGACCGCCGCCTGCCCGCGCCCCGGCGGCTGA
- a CDS encoding family 43 glycosylhydrolase, producing MRHLHRGGVLAAVLTLLLAGAAPAPAAGPDRYRNPVSAGFADTFADPVVVRGDDGIWYAFGTSDPLREGAGTAHRVPIARSTDLVGWTFVGDAFTADQRPAYAAPGSAFWAPDVRRVAGRWVMYLTVTDTTVSDDTFDTAVGVATAPSPAGPWTFADTPVVAPRPGAGGGYLWTIDPSQLTGADGRSYLYYGSYYGGISVTELSPDGLRAVGAATPVAVDNKFEGAYALRRDGWYYLFVSTANCCAGPATGYSVQVGRSRDPRGPFVDRDGRRLDVSRAGGTPVLTQNGNRWIGAGHNAVLTDLSGQDWIAYHAIDRADPYLDEPFGVNERPMLLDRLDWIDGWPAVNAGAGPSDGARPAPVTTGRVDARFDTADLRGWRTGSGSWRAAGGVLTGTGTLASDTGLGGDLRVETDLRLTGADTAGLRLGAVDVRVGQGRLAAGNAGVALPAGTDLGNRHNLAIEVRGRQLTATLSPSRLGDPIARVTLRLPRPANGTLAVRAEGGPAEFDNVSAARLHRPARHPVAPPRVGPVLRAWSDEFADGLDPAWRWIRQDPAATVSGGALRWPVQDADLTGTGNTAGVLLRDAPTGNYVAETKVTLDLGEETVRNYQQAGLVAYVDDDRFARLSTVAIWNTRQVEFGYELPFAGQPVYGGSIVGTPGTTTWLRLAHRVDPANGEHEFRAGSSPDGTRWTWGAVWTFPADTTPRIGLVAHGGATPAVSAHFDYLRFHR from the coding sequence CCGCGCCCGCCGCCGGGCCCGACCGCTACCGCAACCCGGTCTCCGCCGGGTTCGCCGACACCTTCGCCGACCCGGTCGTGGTTCGCGGCGACGACGGGATCTGGTACGCCTTCGGCACCTCCGACCCGCTGCGGGAGGGTGCGGGGACGGCACACCGCGTGCCCATCGCCCGCTCCACCGACCTGGTCGGCTGGACCTTCGTGGGCGACGCGTTCACCGCCGACCAGCGCCCGGCCTACGCCGCGCCCGGCTCGGCGTTCTGGGCCCCCGACGTGCGTCGGGTCGCTGGCCGCTGGGTGATGTACCTGACGGTCACCGACACCACCGTCTCCGACGACACGTTCGACACCGCGGTCGGCGTGGCCACCGCGCCCAGCCCGGCCGGGCCGTGGACGTTCGCCGACACCCCGGTGGTCGCCCCGCGCCCCGGTGCGGGCGGCGGCTACCTGTGGACCATCGACCCGAGCCAGCTCACCGGCGCCGACGGCCGGTCCTACCTGTACTACGGCAGCTACTACGGCGGAATCTCGGTCACCGAACTCTCCCCCGACGGCCTGCGGGCGGTCGGCGCCGCGACCCCGGTCGCGGTGGACAACAAGTTCGAGGGCGCGTACGCGCTGCGCCGGGACGGCTGGTACTACCTGTTCGTCTCCACCGCGAACTGCTGCGCCGGCCCGGCCACCGGCTACTCCGTCCAGGTCGGCCGGTCCCGCGACCCCCGGGGCCCGTTCGTGGACCGCGACGGCCGACGCCTCGACGTGTCCCGGGCCGGCGGCACGCCGGTGCTCACGCAGAACGGCAACCGCTGGATCGGCGCCGGCCACAACGCGGTGCTCACCGACCTGTCCGGGCAGGACTGGATCGCCTACCACGCGATCGACCGCGCCGACCCCTACCTGGACGAGCCGTTCGGCGTCAACGAGCGCCCCATGCTGCTGGACCGCCTGGACTGGATCGACGGTTGGCCCGCCGTCAACGCCGGCGCCGGTCCCTCCGACGGCGCCCGCCCGGCGCCGGTCACCACCGGCCGCGTCGACGCCCGCTTCGACACCGCCGACCTGCGCGGCTGGCGTACCGGGTCCGGTTCGTGGCGGGCGGCCGGCGGGGTGCTGACCGGCACCGGCACGCTGGCCTCGGACACCGGCCTCGGCGGCGACCTGCGGGTGGAGACCGACCTGCGGTTGACCGGCGCGGACACCGCCGGGCTACGGCTCGGTGCGGTGGACGTGCGGGTCGGCCAGGGCCGGCTGGCCGCCGGCAACGCCGGCGTCGCCCTGCCCGCCGGCACCGACCTGGGCAACCGGCACAACCTCGCGATCGAGGTACGCGGGCGGCAGCTCACCGCCACGCTCAGCCCGTCCCGCCTCGGTGACCCCATCGCCCGGGTGACGCTGCGGCTCCCCCGCCCCGCGAACGGCACGCTCGCCGTCCGCGCCGAGGGCGGTCCGGCGGAGTTCGACAACGTCAGCGCCGCCCGCCTCCACCGCCCGGCCCGCCACCCGGTCGCCCCGCCCCGGGTCGGCCCGGTGCTGCGCGCCTGGTCCGACGAGTTCGCCGACGGGCTCGACCCCGCCTGGCGATGGATCCGCCAGGACCCGGCCGCCACCGTGTCCGGCGGCGCGCTGCGCTGGCCGGTGCAGGACGCCGACCTGACCGGCACCGGCAACACCGCCGGGGTGCTGCTGCGCGACGCGCCCACCGGGAACTACGTCGCCGAGACCAAGGTGACGCTGGACCTCGGCGAGGAGACCGTCCGCAACTACCAGCAGGCCGGTCTGGTCGCGTACGTCGACGACGACCGCTTCGCCCGGCTGAGCACGGTGGCGATCTGGAACACCCGGCAGGTCGAGTTCGGCTACGAGCTGCCGTTCGCCGGCCAGCCGGTGTACGGCGGCAGCATCGTCGGCACCCCGGGCACCACCACCTGGCTGCGGCTGGCCCACCGGGTCGACCCGGCGAACGGCGAGCACGAGTTCCGCGCCGGCTCCAGCCCGGACGGCACGCGCTGGACCTGGGGCGCGGTGTGGACGTTCCCGGCCGACACGACGCCCCGGATCGGGCTGGTCGCGCACGGCGGCGCGACGCCGGCGGTGTCGGCGCACTTCGACTACCTGCGGTTCCACCGCTGA